In Peromyscus leucopus breed LL Stock chromosome 9, UCI_PerLeu_2.1, whole genome shotgun sequence, the sequence CTCATCAAAAGCTGGGTATGGTCACACGCGCACTGTGACCTCAGTACTGTGCGAGGGAGGCACAGAAAGGAGGCTCCCCGAGGCTTGCTGACCacagcctagctccagattcagtaagTAGAGTGATGCAGCAGTACACTGGAGGTCCGCCTCTGGACTCTGCACACCTGCACGTACAACACACCCAGACAGAGTGTCCCCAGATGCATCTCTGCTGGGGAAATGACCCAGTAGTGAGAAAGTGGGTCCAATGCTGGCACTCCCTGGGCCCCTCTGCCCATTCGACACCTTTCCCTTTTCAAAATAATCCAATGGAAATAAGACTGTGGATATGTATTTATGGAATTATCAATTAAACACATTTCTACAACAATCTCTTAGAAATATTTCCTCAAAGAAAGGTTTTATAAACCAGAAACTGGGACTCTAGGTTTAAGACCTTTAACCCTTTTGTAAACTTCCCCTATAGTAGTCTCTAAACATGTAGATAGGGATAATTAATTTACAAAGCACTTTCAGCCACACCAAACTGCTAAGAAAGTTAATctacggctggagagatggctcagaggttaagagcaccgactgctcttccagaggttctgagttcaattcccagcaaccacatgatggctcacaaccatctgtaatgagatctggtgccctcttctgtatacataataaataaataaatgtttaaaaaagaaagaaagttaatcTAAACCGTGTGTACATTGGGCATTTAATTTCCCAAGGTCTTTATAAAAGCAGGGGTATCTATTTTAAATCGGATCACGGGTCATATTACAAATCTGAGGCAATGTAACTCAGACTTATAAAGAACAATCTAAAACACGCGAACACACTTCTTTTTAGAACAGTATACACAAAACACATTCCACCAATGAACTTcctctatattaaaaaaaacaaaacaaaacacattatagACTGCCATGGTGGCTCAGTGAATAGTGTGTGTTTGCAGGACAAGTCTGATGACCACAGTTCGATCCACAGAAACCAGGGGAAAAAACGACTCCCGAAAATTGTCCtccttccacatgcacaccatggtgcacttgctctctggctctctgtctctgtcacacacacacacacacacacacacacacacacacacacacacacaaaaccttaaAAGATGCAGAGCACACATTGTAAGCTGGGAAGAGAGCCCAGTCCATTAAGTGCTTGCTGGGCGAGTCAGGACCCATGTTAGATGCCCAGAACCTACAGAAAAACAAGGGTGTGGTATCAGACTCATATCCCATCACTGAGATGACGACAGGAGCATCCCTGGTGGGTAGCCATCTTGAGGAACACCACCTGAggctgacctttggcctccacatttttgttcttatacacacacaggactgcacacacacaaaataaaagaatacacaTTATATACCCTGTTATTTGTCTTTATCACATCATAGGCTGAGTCTTACATACAGAAGCTGGCAGATTGGGAGCTACTCAATAAAGCCTTAACATCTGCCTGCTTTGTGTTAAATTCCACCATGACTGGATAAAACAATCTCATTCCAACAAACTCCAGCTAGTTGCTGGTACAAAAGGTAATGTTTTATCTCATCAACTTCCATTATGTTAGTTATAGGTAGCACTGCATATGGACTGGAAGTCACATGTATCTGAGCTACTCCAGTTAGCAGAAcggaagaaagacagacacttcTAGCAAGTACTAAATGTACTTAAGTAGATACACATGACAGAATGCAACTGATGATAAGTCTTCCAGTTACCTACATGAACAATACCAGCTATCAGTAAATCTGACCAACGTTGTTTCCTGGTAATGAGAGTTCCTTGATCTGTTCAGAAGGAGCTCTCAAAATCCCACACACACTGTAGGTATATAATAGTAGCAACATTTTTGTCAGAGCACAGTTGTGTATACAATTCTCTTCACTATGAAAATTCATGGTGATTTGCtcagaaatataaaatttttacgTTCCCAAACCACTTgtatacaaaaaaaaacctcctcataaacacacacacacacacacacacagagagagagagagagagagagagagagagagagagagagagagagagcgcccagGACAGACACTACCCATTaatatgaaataaatcttaaggaaaaacatttttctatttattgatgtttttgagacaggatctcaactctacagcccaggttgaacctgaactTTCAATCCTGatgcccagtgctgagattacaaggcTGCACCATGTGTcagactcttctttcttttttttttttgcttgtgtatgtatatggcatgtgtgaatgcatgtatgagtgcagtgtgtgtgggggggggagtcagAGATTGACATCAGGAGATCACACTCCACCTTACAAAGTCTCTCAATTGAACCCCAACTTGCCAGTCTATTTAGTCAGCTTGTACACAGGATCTCATCTCCActtcctgcgtgctgggatcacaggtgggTTGCCACACCCACCCTGCATTTACATAGATactggggacttgaactctggtcctctcacCTGTGTGGTAAGCACAttacccatctctctagccaacctccatctctaaaacaaacaaataaatatactaGCTACCTATCTTTATATTCATAGTCCCAAcaactattttttaatttcccCTCCTATTATTGTGGACCTCACATATTCACAAGAAGCCACCCCACGGGGTGCCCTGTGCCCTGTCCTACAACTGTTTTTACGCAGCATCATAAACTACTTTCCATTCCTGGTGCAGCACATCCAGCAGCATGCTAGCATGTTCTGGGGTCTTTCCCTTAGTtaaaggggggaggaggagggaggggaggacagacAGAACAGCACTCTGCCTCCTTCACACTGAAGGACTGAAAGATCTGAAACactcttctccctgcctctgcttctctgttcaaCAGTCTCACTCTTCCCTCTCAGTTATGAAATCATcacatgtatgcatttgtatCCTATGAATGTAAGTTCTATGGAAAGAGCGGACTAAATGACAATGTAACTCTACTGTTGTATCCCTGTCACCTAAGACCAACCCACCAAAGAAACAGGCATGTGGCATTTGTTGGCCGTTCTTGCTAATCCAGGAGCACCCGGTTCTCCATTCAAGAAGAGAATGTAATCTTAATAATAATGGACACTCAATTCCAGCATAAGGAAATGGGATTCCAGCTGAGCACGAGCTCAAAGGGGACCTGGCAAAACACCATTTCGGTTTTCTATCGTTTTATGGTTCAAACACATTATGGTCTCTACCGCAAGGAATGCACTGGTAGAGATACAACCCCGAGGGATGAATGGCTGGCTATACTTGTAACAGTGAGTCTCCTCATACTTACTAAGAAGAACatagggaaggagaaagggagaaagacgCATGAAACTTGTTGTTGCCCTACGATGTCCCGGCTCTGAGGTCAGAAGTGCCAAAGGAGTCCGTATTTTTGTATAGGGTGGGAAAGTGCAAGGAGACCCGGGCATTCTCTTCACCCCTTTGCTGGCTAGGTCCTACTTGACTGTCATGGTCAGGAAATTTCCCCAAACCCCACGTAGCACATCCCTGGGCTCCATCTCCTAGATGCCTCTCCCTCACAGCTAATTCAATAGTCATATATTTCTGGAGGGAGGTGGCCATCATCTCCCTTGACACATTCAAGTTCTAAGTCATAGCTGTGCCCGGGtccactggttaaaaaaaaaaaaaagactgaaaaactGGTGGCTCCGTGGATGCGTAGATGCGGCAGCAGCAACCTCCCGGCCTAGAGTGCCTAGCATCTCACTGACTGCATGCACAGCGGAGTGTCCAGAGAGGCTGATGGCCCCACAGGGCCAGATCCCCAGAACGGGGACCCCATCTAGCTCACTAATGAGGGAAAGCTCGCGCTTTTGAAATACACACCACCCTGGAAAAGGGGGGCTAAGGGAAACTTAGCTGGTCTTTACCAGGAGGACCTGGTCTGGGAGTGTGAGAGCCATGGGAACCCGCAACCAAGTATTTGGGCTGAATTTGGGACCCCCTGGGTGGGAGTAAGGTGGCTCCTTCCAGAAGGCGTGGGGCCGCCAGGGCCTCGCGTCTCTTCTCCGAGGCAATCTCCTTTCCCTGGGGGATGTGGCTCGGTTATCTTCCCTAACTCCAGGGGTCATTCATGGCCTCCTTACGCTTAGGAGTGACGGGGAGGTGGTGTGGCACTCCAGGGATCCCGCCACGCACTGACACGCCAGGTTAGAGCCGCGACCGACGAATCGCGGGCCTCGGCGGCGCAGCGTAGCCAGCTTTACCTGCACCGGGAGGAGGGGCCGCCGCCCGCGCCGCGGCCCGCCCCGCCAGCTCAGCGCTCGCCCCGCAGGCCCCAGCCCCAGGCCCGCCGTCGAGCCGCCCGCGTCCGCCGCGCTCCGGCCGTGGCCCACCGGCCCGCGAGCTCCGCAGCAGCCACGTTGTGCCACAAACCCTAGTCTGGCCGCGGCTCCCGCTTCCAGAGAGCCACGCGCAGCAGGCGCCACGGGGCAGCCCGGTTGCCCGGGTCCTCCCTGGAAAAAGGCCGTCGCTATGGAGACGCGGCGCGTGCCGGCGGCCGTTAAGAGGGGGAGGCGCAGCCCGCAAGTGGTTTCCGCCGCAATCGCGGCTCCCGGCAGCCGGTGGCACTGACCGGCGTACGATGCTCCGGCCGGATCGCAGCCCCAGCCCTCGTGAGCAGTGCGCCGGGTTCGAGGAACCTTAAGAGACGTACCTCCTTTGGTGATGGCGCGGGGCGGGGCCAGAGGTTGTCCGTGCCCGTCAGAGACATCCGCTTCCGGGGCCACGGCCGTCGGACTGAGGGGCTCGGCAGGTCGGCCAGGCTGCGTTCGGTTTCTCAACCCGCAAGCTACACTCCTTAAGAATCAGCTACCCTTGCTTCCTTGTCGATCTTCTCCGCCAATCATGCTGGAACATCTGAGTTCGCTGCCCACCCAGATGGTGAGGACGCGCGTCCTAGGTCCCCGCACGCCACTTAGGAGCCTAGCTGCTTCCAAAACCCCGCTGGCATACATACCGACCGGTGCTGCGTGGTTCGCATCCCCAAAGATTGCCGTAACTTCCCCCTACTAGgacctcttctcttccccagaaAGGATTCCCTTACCCAGGCTCCGTTAAGATGCCTAAAGTTTCCCCGAAAATCAAAATTTTGCTTCCTTACTCGGGCCCTTCTGGGAAACTCCTGGTGTTGAATGCTGCCCTGTGCCAACACTGAGTTCCCCACAAGAACTGCAGTCTTTTGGTAGTGGGACCaactctgtcccttctctttcgTCCCTAGGATTACAAGGGCCAGAAGCTAGCTGAACAGATGTTTCAGGGAATTATTCTTTCTTCTGCAGTAAGTATTGCTTTTACTTTTAATCTTGTAATCCCGTCTCCCTTGGTTTGACTGTATTTAATATACGTGGTTTCTTTTCAGGTAGTTGGGTTTATCTACGGGTACGTGGCTGAACAGTTTGGGTGGACTGTCTACATAGTTATGGCCGGATTTGCTTTCTCGTGTTTGGTAAGAAATTTGTGGGTGTTTATTAGCAGCAACATAAATTTTCTGAGTTGGGAAACTTGGTTGGACCTAGTAGTGAGAACCAGAATCagctttttcttcatctttcccattaatgtttctgctttctgttaCTGGAAAAGTAGAATGTTAAATAATGTCAGCTGGTTTGAGCTGCACAGAAGAGCAGAGTTTCTAATTTCCTCTTGCAGCTTACTGCAGGCAGTAAGGTAAAATATGGCAGGGGTTTCCTGCTCTGCTCACTGCTTCCGTCTTTCTTTTCGTTCTTAAAACTGTGAACACTTAAGGCTTGTTCTCACCACCTGCCGGATCTTGTCTGGTCAGTTTGTTCTCCTTTAGCATGGTGGTTATTTGGGGACCAGACATTATACATAATGATCTTTGAAACTTTGCGTGGAAATACATGctgccttttctcctttctgatcTAGCTGACACTTCCTCCATGGCCTATCTATCGCCGACATCCCCTGAAGTGGTTACCTGTTCAAGACTCAGGGCCAGAAGACAAGAAATCATCGGGggacagaaaaatgaagagacaTGCCAAAAATAATTGATTGGCGCTTTCACAATTCAAGTCATATTTTAACTTATAACTGTTTTATACCATCTCTTCATAATCTTGTTATGGAGAACAGGAATATAAGTATGCAATGCTTCTTTCAGGTGTACATGAATAAACACCTCATAACTGCTAGcacttttttttctaatagagTTTTGCAATAGGttatcactatgtagaccaggctgtctccaAGCTCAAAACCCCTGCTTCAGCTTACCaaactgctaggattacaggcatatgctaccacacctggcttgataGTCcaatttggtttttttggttttggttttggttttggttttttttttcgagacagggtttctctgtgtagctttgcgcctttcctgaaacttgctttgtagaccaggctggcatcgaactcacagagatcctcctggctctgcctcccgagtgttgggattaaaggtgtgtgccatcactgctgaGCTGATAGTCCAATTTGTAACTATCAAAGTTTCACAATTCATTATGAGTCATTGAACTGTTTTAATGGTGGGTTTTGCTGGTGGTatggtagttttttttgtttgtgcatttatttggtggtttttttgtttttttttgtttttttttttgttttttttgagataaggtctttctGCCtgaccctggatgtcctggaactctttatgtagactaggctggccttgaactcacagagttccacctgccttcacctcccaagtactggaattaaaggggtgctGCACCATGCCTAGCTCAAATGCTATCAATTAAAACTCATGGTGCAGTTCTGTGTCTGAACTTCAGTTGGTTATTTTGCAAAACTTGTATAAGAAGCCTAAGTTAGATGTTTATGTTTAGAAAACATTAAGCATCATCTTTTTCTGTCACTGCAAGTTCGTAGATGTTTTTAAATtcacacttttttaaaagttttatttcatgtgtgtgcatgttgaggtcagaagacagtttgcagGCATTGGTTATCTCTTTACACCATCTAGGTCCTGGAGCTGGAACTCAGATTGTCGATGCTTTTACCAGCTGAGCAGTATCAACAACCTCTTTGGCTCTCttccactgttttttgtttttcattttgaacatttatttgtatgtattgtgtgtgggcccacatgtagagatcagagaacagatgcgggagtcagttctttccttctgtgtaggtcccagggactgaactcgggttgtTAGTCTTCAGCAAAAGCTTTTGCCAGCAGAACCATTTCACAAgacaccacccccccacacacacacacagttctttttaaaactttatttaatttttaaataatcctgATTGTTGGAGAGGAAGAGGTTTCAGGCTTAGAGACCCCCAGGAAGCCATCAGACTCCACAGCCAGGTGGCTATGGGCAGGACTGAGAGCCCAGCCTACCCAGACGTATCTGGGTGCCTCCATCCCATTATGCTGGAGCCCCAAACCCATGGTGGCCAACCTAGCCAACAGGCCAGGGAGGAAGCAAGCCTGAGGtgaggagaaagaataaaaacaaggccctgggagaggggaagggtgGGCAGTAAGTTCTTAACAGCAAACACCCTGAGAAACTTACAATGTGAATCTGTAGTAAAATAGCACTTTGGCACCTCTGAAACAAGAGCATTTAGGCATTTAAACTAAACGTGTGTGCTTGAGGGAGACCAAAGTCCTAACTATAAAGCTGGACATTCCTTTTAATATTTCCAAaggactgaaaagaaaaatgtgcttAAAGGTCTCATATTAGGAGTAGATGtggaaaaattattaaaagcagTGTTGTATTTCTCAGGACTTCCCTTATTATGAGTTTAACATCAGCAAAGACCCTAATTCAACAAACCCAGAAAagattcttttaaaggaaaattaagacagaGATGAGGCATATTGTTAAGTATAATAAATGTGATTGAAAACTTAGAAactgggttagagagatggctcagaggttaaggtcactggctgcttttccagaggtcctgagttcaatttctgtcaaccacatggtgactcacaaccgtctgtaatgagatctggtgccctcttctggccttcaggcatacatgcaggcagaacactgtatacataataaatctttaaaaaaacaaaaaggaagagagagagagagagagagaaaagaaacaaagaaaaagaaagagaaaatcgaGAAActgccaggcaggggtggtgcacacttttaattccagcactcaggaggtagaggcaggtggatctctgagttcaaggccagcctggtctacaaagtgagttccaagaaggcaccaaaactacacagagaaaccctgtcccaaaaaaaaaaaaaaaaaagaaaagaaaaagaaaaaagaaacaaaagttagAAACTATCAGATAGAGTTAAAAAtcaagagagctggagagatgctcagtggttaagagcactggctgctcttcccaaggacccaggttaattcccagcacccacatggcagctcacaactgtaactcccaATGCCAGGGAATTCAACACcctcagatatacatgcaagcaaaacaccaatgtacataggGGGAAAAATCTATTTACTTCAAGGTCTTGAAATAACAAGGATGATAACAAGAACAAAGATGTATTAGGCAAAGGGAGAAAGTAGGGTAAATGGTGAAAAACGTAAGAATTATTAGGGGTTGGAGACATGGCTTCACAGTTAAGACCACCAGGTTCAatccccggcacccacatggggctcacaaccatctaatattctagttccagggaatccggctccctcttttgacctctgtgggcacagggcatgcacgtggtgcacagacattgaTGCAGGGAAAATaagaatacacataaaatacatgagtcttaaaaaatactttgcagccaggcagtggtggcacatgtctttaatcccagcactcgggaggcagaggtaggtggatctctgtgagttcgaggccagcctgggctactgagcaagttccaggacagccaaggctttccagaaattctgtctcaaaaaacaaacaaaacaaaaaaaattaaagaaagtgccaggcggtggtggcacatgcctttaatctcagcacttgggaggcagagccaggtggatctctgtaagttcgaggccaggctggtctacagagtgagatccaggaaggcaccaaaactacacagacagaaaccctgcctcaaaacaaaacaaaaattagagaaaGAATCAGAATTAATATTTTAGAAACCAGTGTCAATGGATTATCACATCAAAGTGATACAtagaaaaacagtaagaaaatgcagtatatatatatatatatatatatatatatatatatatgagagatttTTTACTCTTaactgtgtacatgtgtctggATGGAGGTGTGTGCATTAGGAGTCCAGGTGCCTCTAGAGGCCAAAGGCATCAGGTCCCAGGTATAAGCCACCTGATGTCAGGGTGCTGAAAATCAAATCTGGGTGCTTGGCAAGAGTAGTATATTCTcagctgctgagacatctctctgtgGACTCTTAGCTTTTTAATTACACGTACATTGATTTGTGTATTATGTGTAGGCAGGTAAACCAcagcatgaatgtggaggtcagaggacagcttgccaaGGTCAATTCTCAACCTTGTGGGTCcaaggggtcaaactcaggccatcagacttgtACTTACTtagccatttctctggctcaaggatacattttaaaatgaagatggaaACGTAGTGAATGTTTAAATAACAATatggagaaaaaaattttaaaaacaatgtggaAATATGAAAACGgcattatttttttgagacagggcctggagctcactacacaaccaggctggcctagaactccaaGAGCTCCagcatctgcttcccaagcactgggattaaaggtgcgcaccaccacacctggcttagtgGTTTGGTTCTGTTAAATGggagaattttttctttaaagctagGAAGGTAATTGTAATACATTTATGCCAGTAAGTGAGAAATAAGACTGTCCAGAAAGACGTAGGGTTCTAGAACTTTTAAGAAATGACCAgctcgctgggtggtggtggcacacgcctttaatcccagcactcaggaggcagaggcaggcggatctctgtgagttcaagaccagcctggtctacagagtgagctccaagaaaggcacaaagctacagagagaaaccctgtctcggaaaaccaaaaggaagggagggagggagggaaggagggagagagggagagagggagggaaggggaagaaagaaagggaagaaggggaaagggaggaagggagggaggaatgaaggaaggaaggaaaggaaggaaaagaaagcaatggCCAGCCCAGGAAAGCTGGCTGGGTGCCGCAGATTGACACCCAGCTGACAGTGGGTCTTCAAGCTGTTCTCATAAACCCATCAGAGCAAAACGAGGACTCAGGGACTAGGCTGTGACCTGGATTTGAAGACTGTAAGGTCAACAGGTTTTACTTTATTCAATACTTTTAACTCTTGGCACAATAAAAACAAGGGACTAACAGAGACCATTTCATTAAAATACCGGTGTATGATTCTCAAAGAAAAATGGTTTTCCCTACAGACAACACTGGGAGCCGACAcagtggggcacgcctttaatcgcggcactaagaagcaggtggatctctgtgcttggaggccagcctggtctacatagtgagttccaggacagccagcgctacatagtgagaccctgtctgagaaaacaaacaacatttggAGTAATTTTCCGTCCTTTAAATATAAcagtgagaggctggagagatggctcagcggtccagagcactggctgctcttccagaaaacctgggttcagttcccagcacccacagcaggtggctcacaaccacctgcaaagccgggtccaggggatccaacaccctcttctggcctcttcaggcacctacACATACGTGACACATCCATATGTGtacgtaacacacacacacacacacacacacacacacacacacacacactcagaaaattgatcttaaaaatgaaaatttactaaagacttgtattttatttataaaaatctttCTAGATGGACATTACTAAGTAACACGTGATATAcaattatgactttttttttttttttttttttgagatgagggtcTCCAGaatgagctggccttgaacttactttgtCATCCAGGCTAGCACTGAACTTGTGACCCccctgcctgtgtttctcagatGCTAGGATTcaagtgtgcaccactgcacccagctgtccagttacacatttaaaatacagaaactcaACTGACACTTTATTGTACATAAAGACAGACATTGCGTATATCCAACTGAACTAAGGACCTGGACTTTCCTTAGACACTGCTTAGTTGAAAGAAGAATTCATGTTTAAGAGATGTCTTTGctgatggaaaaaagaaatgagttacAAGCTACACTTTAGACTGAACAAGAGTTCTAAGAGTCTGAAGACTGAACCCCACTAAGGTTcagattaaatgaaaaaaaaaaaaactgttcaaatGCAGCATAGAATTTCATGGTCTTTAACTCTATTCCCAGAACAGTGAGTGGACAGTGGAGAGTAAATATCACTCCTCTCTACGGTTATAAACAAGAGCAAGTAAAAGGAGATGTCAGTTTTTTCTCTTCTTGCTATTATCACTGCAGTACAATATAATCCAACATTTTCTGGCCCCATTTCAAGCTagttaatatctttaaaaaataaactagatATAAAGTTGGTTTAAGGCTCAGTAAACAGTAACAAATAgaacatttttcttcataaaaataaaatgatattcaaagttttttcttctgtgaacGTGTTTCACATTAGGCAACCCTGTCTAAAGTTATATAATAAGAAGACCCCAAAGAGAGACTGGAGGATGCTGAGTGGCCTCTGAGCAACTGAAacaggtttgttgttgttgtttagatgaaaaatctttgaaaacagTCTTTAGTTCTGGCAGCACGTTAGAACAAATCTCAAAAATTCACATTTTCTTCAAAAAACTTCAACTGGCGAGCTTTCACACTGTAAGCTGTATACTTGTCGCCCATGTGCTCCCGTAATCGTGCCTATTTgagaaacagacaagaaaatcaggacagaagagaaaaggaattcCTGTGATCTTTAAAACAAGGGTTTTCCTGAGAATCACACTGTAATGAACAGGTCCGTTTCAGTAGGAGGTGCCTGAGAGGGCACCATGTCAGATAAGCAGGAGGCTGGGCCCCAAGCTGGTGGCTGATACCTGCTTGTCACAGAAGTCCACGAGGTGGAGAGTGGCAGGCAGTTGGCTACAAGAGTCGGCCATCAGAAAGGGGGCAGCCTCAAGCCCCAGATTATTCATTAGGAACGCTAAACCAATAAGGGGGAGAATTTGAGAGGGAGCCCAAAAAGGGCTGGCCATTTCTTCGTTTGGGAACTTTAAAAACCACCGTCTTGTGCCAAATCAGCAGGCCAGCTGCTTGCCTTTGCTCTGTGCTCTGTCCTTTTCTGCTGAATTGTACATTAAAAACTGCTTCACTTTTCTATTCTCCTGAACTTGTTGTCTGACTTCTAACAATACCAAGGAGAAAGCCATATGGAGGATACTACCAGTTCTGTGTACATacaattactgtgtgtgtgtgtgtgtgagatctaTGTACAACTGTGTAAATTCAAACATGCTGTGGTGCATGcacagtggaggtcagagagcagttcTGTGGACCTGGCCCTCTGCTTCCACGTTTACATGGCAAGAGCTTgtccccactgagccatgttgctgACTTCTACATCCAATTTTGAAACttcccctgtctcaaaaaacttaaaaaaaaatttttttttttttgaaatttcaaatcCAGACCTGAATCCCATCTACTCAAGTTGAAGGCCTTCCtgagtgagtttgaagccaagctaagtaacttagtgagacccagtctcaaaacagaaaagggTGAGGCTTACAAGACCTGACTAATAACCCAAGAGGCATGGCATACATACAGATCTGCTGAAATTTAGAATAACACCTAGTATGTTGAATGGATGTGATACCCATTCTGATAGAATTCACTGAAGACACAGCATCACTTTGATGATATTCTCGTAAAAATACACaacctggaggtggaggcaggaggattgagcattcaaggccagcctacatagtgaatttgagacagcctaggctacatgagaccctgccattaaaaaaaaagaataacctaGCTAAGAATGTAGCCCATGTCTGTCACagcatcaggaggcaggggcatgggGACTCCCAATCTGAGGCCAGTTTATGTTACAAAACAAAGGCCCTCAATCAAAAACACAATGTGAAACTATTCATGAGAACCTAGA encodes:
- the Spcs1 gene encoding signal peptidase complex subunit 1; this encodes MARGGARGCPCPSETSASGATAVGLRGSAGRPGCVRFLNPQATLLKNQLPLLPCRSSPPIMLEHLSSLPTQMDYKGQKLAEQMFQGIILSSAVVGFIYGYVAEQFGWTVYIVMAGFAFSCLLTLPPWPIYRRHPLKWLPVQDSGPEDKKSSGDRKMKRHAKNN